Proteins encoded in a region of the Anopheles ziemanni chromosome 2, idAnoZiCoDA_A2_x.2, whole genome shotgun sequence genome:
- the LOC131293050 gene encoding high mobility group protein B2-like — protein sequence MMANNYQNQAAPSDNQPGRGALPIRPGDLPAMSNIVPTGQWWYPGAQNPLDSTLQQQQWQQQQLQQQQLQQQQLQQQQMQQQIHQQMQQHLQQQLQQQQQQQQQQHQGEQRAPTHSAPPVNTPQRKMVTPAKVKDNKPKGRLTAYNYFLQTCRDEHKKQHPDEQVIFAEFSRKCGERWKTMLESEKQRFHEMAEKDKQRYTLEMQSYVPPQDSPGAGRGKKRKQAKDPNAPKRGLTAFFLYCNDERNNVKALNPDFSVGDVAKVLGRQWSALDTEVKQRYEQQAEKEKLRYEEELSEYKKQLHGVGTGGVHHPHDDDEDEEDSDEDDIE from the exons ATGATGGCGAACAACTATCAAAACCAGGCGGCCCCGAGTGACAATCAGCCCGGCAGGGGCGCACTGCCGATACGTCCGGGCGATCTGCCGGCGATGTCGAATATCGTACCCACGGGCCAGTGGTGGTACCCGGGCGCTCAGAATCCGCTCGACAGCACgctacagcagcagcagtggcaacagcaacagctccaacagcagcagttgcagcaacagcagcttcaacagcagcagatgcAGCAGCAGATTCACCAGCAGATGCAGCAACATTTACAACAGCAGctccagcaacagcaacagcagcaacagcagcagcaccaaggCGAGCAACGGGCTCCAACTCATTCCGCGCCACCGGTTAATACTCCGCAGCGCAAGATGGTTACTCCCGCCAAAGTGAAGGACAATAAGCCGAAGGGTCGCTTGACCGCGTACAATTACTTTCTGCAAACGTGCCGCGATGAGCACAAGAAGCAGCACCCGGACGAGCAGGTGATCTTTGCGGAGTTTTCCCGCAAGTGCGgcgaacggtggaaaacgatgCTGGAGAGCGAGAAGCAGCGCTTCCACGAGATGGCCGAGAAGGACAAGCAGCGGTACACGCTGGAAATGCAGAGCTATGTTCCGCCGCAGGATTCGCCGGGTGCCGGGCGCGGCAAGAAGCGCAAGCAGGCGAAGGATCCGAATGCACCGAAACGTGGATTGACGGCGTTCTTCCTGTACTGCAACGACGAGCGGAACAATGTGAAAGCCCTCAATCCGGACTTTAGTGTCGGTGACGTCGCGAAGGTACTGGGCCGCCAGTGGTCCGCCTTGGACACGGAAGTGAAGCAGCGCTACGAGCAACAGGCCGAGAAAGAGAAGCTGCGCTACGAAGAGGAACTTTCGGAGTACAA GAAGCAGCTTCATGGTGTTGGCACGGGCGGCGTTCATCATCCTcacgacgatgacgaggatGAAGAGGACAGCGATGAGGATGATATCGAGTAG